One Phycisphaerae bacterium genomic window carries:
- a CDS encoding prepilin-type N-terminal cleavage/methylation domain-containing protein has translation MRSDRPGFTLIELLVVVAIIAVLVAILLPALSAAREAGKTTQCLSSLRQLGVRFAQYGMEYGEHIPGSVEHHTRGWQRSLEYAGLMMPGYGHTNDPLAIYGCPKHVSPLKTLPWWQACSYGDNAFVVSGCDGASWGVRKLRFSELSDPSSFFLLCDFYNPSNDAYEYVYPSSSHIHMTGRHGTGAAQTNMLFGDGHAWTTTPEEFEANASRWFLP, from the coding sequence ATGCGTAGCGATAGGCCCGGGTTCACCCTCATCGAACTTCTGGTCGTGGTGGCGATCATTGCCGTGCTGGTGGCGATTTTGCTGCCGGCGCTGTCGGCGGCGCGGGAGGCGGGCAAGACGACGCAGTGCCTCTCGTCGCTTCGGCAGTTGGGCGTGCGGTTCGCCCAGTACGGCATGGAATACGGCGAGCACATTCCCGGTTCGGTGGAGCATCACACGCGGGGCTGGCAGCGGTCGCTGGAGTACGCTGGGCTGATGATGCCCGGATACGGCCACACCAACGATCCGCTGGCGATCTACGGGTGTCCCAAGCATGTGTCGCCGCTCAAGACGCTTCCGTGGTGGCAAGCGTGCAGCTACGGCGACAACGCCTTCGTGGTCAGCGGCTGCGACGGCGCAAGCTGGGGCGTCCGCAAGCTTCGCTTCTCGGAACTGTCGGACCCGTCAAGTTTCTTTCTGCTCTGCGATTTCTACAACCCGAGCAACGACGCGTATGAATACGTCTATCCGTCTTCATCACATATCCACATGACCGGGCGGCACGGGACCGGGGCGGCGCAGACCAACATGCTCTTCGGCGACGGCCACGCGTGGACCACCACGCCGGAAGAGTTCGAAGCCAACGCCTCGCGATGGTTCTTGCCGTAG